From the Solanum stenotomum isolate F172 chromosome 4, ASM1918654v1, whole genome shotgun sequence genome, one window contains:
- the LOC125861292 gene encoding LOW QUALITY PROTEIN: uncharacterized protein LOC125861292 (The sequence of the model RefSeq protein was modified relative to this genomic sequence to represent the inferred CDS: inserted 1 base in 1 codon), producing the protein MELLSDRGIKTTVRGVKISLNVEILGIILSVPMDEIWSIEGCKPSSEFAQQATKCGDIKPAGHPKKGEYQLMFEFINKVLVPRTEKRIVASAALFLTEKFDELEAINLLAIMLEHMHRVMTWKIAKNGIPYGYLLNYVFKHFKGKAKGRSHVSDLLEQQASLRQELVDLIITLNSKERKIAQLKVQMHQTISKGPGTSSVDKEEVERLRTENAQLLKTNASLSEEVQALNKQIIQAHVDANKRMTLLLKSFTPLHPSILNVSCVPVLQCIYLTLVAKCTILADFCGQLSDLIILSLLHCFVLVPRTEKRIVASAALFLMEKFDELEAINLPAIMLEHMHRVMTWKTTKNGIPYGYLLNYVFKHFEGKAKGRSHVSDLLEQQASLRHELADLTITLNSKEREIAQLKVQLQQTISKGPGTSSVDKEEVERLRTENAQLLKTNASLSEEVQALNKQIIQAHVDANKRMTFLCFDDLLTNAGTRSSAKYARQGLCVIQLERAGKWLRQKLSIKYVIKKVPTHAIRFGVPFNTNFLKEFQKSIGDDVIELFRATIFGPFLDIPKCNFQGQISKCLLLLEMEQGNSKVLHISHTNEFQNTCSNIVPTPEELAAFDLPEDEHDPPSSPTTTSVNPKIVQPNDIADFDDFSTRPPEQLLRRSSRVSDTSSPPPPKRRKKVDTPRTKVSEPSQSDQSNVSLNQPFSIPDGPPTPAANVHXFADAQKVNYVIPGIEELKDHLKNYVDKKFEELVILIKENHSQLMLSRHKENNKVDPQSSNKQPSSHIPTDLDDAVGVADFEVGVSVNEGGHQVNVNAEIDHTISNQQQMRRVSELQPTYESTHVDTELNDPKKDDEAHQAPQDLNEVNIDEDGADTVQHNIRHFVPYKITVDTSDSSTSTTISPSTQAAIDALVSDLGKVPIHAKPLCVYNPQDLSGSHDMLSDSQLPTDIPTTEIVVRSHSKTHAPRNRMPSRIIQSPYVTSFGSSEKGKQILDGDVRLYFPFEGCGITYQPSSKLIDKYMQWLTKGLLKNHANKKPSEDKYRSKASSFKFEMMDFVVAFPIKKNWFYAMSLPNKCWTDQYIDVVFYYLREKSKPRSTDQYRYTTANCLFISHIKNTYERYYLANDDDLISTQEHIDRASAVSVYERSIINIIKGFEIPVALPWHLVDDVYIPVNCGGQFHWVLTVVELKNRVIKVYDSSLGSRKKSIPHEIKMLSKMLPSYLMDSGFFEKTERTNFVDCDAYKDNNSGSLLEAQVPFMVEFAEDIMQQKSDSLDCGLYVATFAEYLSDQIEPSYIDFLPKYLRKRYGALLWSYGSEKAKGAYLSENDDPPKPKSVVTPPLEEDLVHIV; encoded by the exons ATGGAGCTTCTAAGTGATAGAGGAATTAAGACAACTGTTAGAGGGGTCAAAATCTCTTTGAATGTAGAAATCTTGGGCATCATTCTGAGTGTACCTATGGACGAGATCTGGTCCATTGAAGGCTGCAAACCCTCTAGTGAGTTTGCCCAACAGGCTACCAAGTGTGGGGACATCAAACCCGCAGGCCATCCTAAGAAAGGAGAGTATCAGTTGATGTTTGAGTTCATCAACAAGGTCTTGGTACCAAGGACTGAGAAGAGAATTGTAGCATCTGCAGCACTGTTCCTCACGGAaaaatttgatgaacttgaGGCCATCAATCTTCTCGCAATCATGCTCGAACATATGCACAGGGTGATGACTTGGAAGATTGCCAAAAACGGTATACCTTATGGATATTTGCTGAACTATGTGTTCAAACACTTTAAA GGTAAGGCAAAGGGTAGGTCCCATGTGTCTGATCTTCTTGAGCAGCAAGCATCTCTACGACAGGAATTGGTTGATCTTATAATAACCCTAAATTCCAAGGAAAGAAAGATTGCACAACTTAAAGTTCAGATGCATCAGACCATTTCCAAGGGACCTGGTACCAGTTCAGTGGATAAAGAGGAAGTAGAAAGGTTGAGAACTGAGAACGCGCAGCTGCTGAAGACAAATGCCTCACTCAGTGAGGAGGTCCAAGCTCTTAACAAGCAAATCATTCAAGCTCATGTCGATGCTAATAAGCGCATGACCTTGCTGTTGAAATCCTTCACTCCACTTCACCCCTCCATCCTAAATGTGTCATGTGTCCCTGTCCTCCAGTGTATCTATCTTACTCTAGTGGCAAAGTGTACTATTTTGGCCGACTTCTGTGGTCAACTAAGTGATCTAATAATATTGTCTCTTTTACATTGTTTT GTCTTGGTACCAAGGACTGAGAAGAGAATTGTAGCATCTGCAGCACTGTTCCTCATGGAaaaatttgatgaacttgaGGCCATCAATCTTCCCGCAATCATGCTCGAACATATGCACAGGGTGATGACTTGGAAGACTACCAAAAACGGTATACCTTATGGATATTTGCTGAACTATGTGTTCAAACACTTTGAA GGTAAGGCAAAGGGTAGGTCCCATGTTTCCGATCTTCTTGAGCAGCAAGCATCTCTACGACATGAATTGGCTGATCTTACAATAACCCTAAATTCCAAGGAAAGAGAGATTGCACAGCTTAAAGTTCAGCTGCAGCAGACCATTTCCAAGGGACCTGGTACCAGTTCAGTGGATAAAGAGGAAGTAGAAAGGTTGAGAACTGAGAACGCGCAGCTGCTGAAGACAAATGCCTCACTCAGTGAGGAGGTCCAAGCTCTTAACAAGCAAATCATTCAAGCTCATGTCGATGCTAATAAGCGCATGACCTTCCT atgttttgatgatctcctcacaaatgcagggacccgGTCATCTGCAAAGTACGCTCGTCAAGGTCTATGTGTTATACAGCTAGAAAGAGCTGGAAAGTGGTTGCGTCAGAAGTTG TCAATCAAATATGTTATAAAAAAGGTACCAACACATGCCATAAGGTTTGGTGTCCCATTTAACACAAATTTTTTGAAGGAGTTCCAGAAGTCTATAGGGGATGATGTAATTGAACTGTTTAGAGCTACAATTTTTGGACCCTTTTTAGACATTCCTAAATGtaattttcaaggccaaatcaGTAAATGTTTGTTGTTGTTAGAAATGGAACAAGGCAACTCAAAGGTGTTGCATATTAGTCATACAAACGAG ttccagaATACATGTTCAAACATTGTGCCAACACCGGAGGAACTTGCAGCTTTTGATTTACCTGAAGATGAACATGATCCTCCTTCTTCACCCACCACAACATCTGTCAATCCCAAGATAGTTCAACCGAATGACATTGCTGATTTCGATGATTTCTCCACAAGACCTCCCGAACAATTGTTAAGGAGATCATCTAGAGTGTCTGATACATcatctccaccaccaccaaaaagaagaaagaaagtggATACACCTAGAACAAAGGTGTCAGAACCCAGTCAGTCAGATCAGTCCAATGTGTCATTAAATCAGCCATTTTCTATTCCGGATGGTCCTCCGACACCGGCTGCTAATGTAC GATTTGCAGATGCTCAAAAAGTCAACTATGTAATTCCAGGTATTGAAGAACTGAAAGATCATTTGAAGAATTAC gTTGACAAGAAATTTGAGGAACTTGTAATCTTGATAAAGGAAAACCACTCGCAGTTGATGCTATCTCGACACAAGGAAAACAACAAAGTTGATCCTCAATCAAGCAATAAACAACCATCTTCGCATATACCGACTGATCTTGATGATGCAGTTGGTGTAGCTGATTTTGAGGTTGGTGTATCTGTTAATGAGGGTGGACATCAAGTTAATGTCAATGCAGAG atTGATCATACTATCAGTAACCAACAACAAATGAGGCGTGTTTCAGAGCTCCAGCCTACATATGAAAGTACACATGTTGATACTGAATTAAATGATCCTAAGAAG GATGATGAAGCACATCAAGCCCCACAAGATTTAAATGAAGTAAACATAGATGAAGATGGTGCTGACACAGTTCAACACAACATCCGTCATTTTGTGCCCTATAAAATAACAGTTGATACATCG GATTCTTCcacatcaacaacaatatcacCCTCAACTCAAGCAGCAATAGATGCCCTTGTATCCGATCTAGGAAAAGTTCCTATTCATGCTAAACCATTGTGTGTTTACAACCCACAGGATTTATCTGGCAGTCATGATATGTTGTCTGATAGTCAATTACCCACTGATATTCCAACCACCGAGATTGTTGTTAGAAGCCATTCAAAGACTCATGCGCCTAGAAATAGGATGCCTTCAAGAATTATTCAATCTCCATATGTGACTTCTTTTGGGTCAAGTGAGAAGGGAAAACAGATATTGGATGGCGATGTTCGTCTGTATTTCCCATTTGAAGGATGTGGGATTACATATCAACCTTCATCTAAACTAATTGATAAGTATATGCAGTGGTTAACCAAGGGGCTTCTCAAAAATCATGCCAATAA GAAACCATCGGAGGATAAATACAGATCAAAAGCCTCTTCTTTTAAATTTGAGATGATGGATTTTGTTGTTGCATTTCCAATTAAAAAGAATTGGTTCTATGCCATGTCACTGCCAAACAAATGTTGGACTGATCAG TACATCGATGTTGTTTTTTACTATCTCCGTGAAAAATCAAAACCCCGCAGCACGGATCAATACAGATACACAACAGCCAACTGCTTGTTCATCTCACACATCAAAAATACATATGAAAGGTATTACTTGGCTAATGATGATGATCTTATTAGTACCCAAGAACACATTGATCGCGCTTCAGCTGTATCTGTATATGAGAGGTCAATCATTAACATTATCAAAGGTTTTGAAATCCCAGTTGCTTTACCATGGCATCTTGTAGACGATGTTTACATCCCGGTTAATTGCGGTGGACAATTTCATTGGGTGCTGACTGTTGTTGAATTGAAAAATAGGGTGATAAAGGTGTATGACTCTTCATTAGGCTCAAGGAAAAAATCAATTCCGCACGAGATAAAAATGTTGTCTAAAATGCTTCCTTCTTACCTTATGGACAGTGGATTCTTTGAAAAAACTGAGCGAACAAACTTTGTTGATTGTGATGCGTACAAGGACAATAATTCTGGTTCACTTTTGGAGGCACAAGTTCCTTTCATGGTTGAATTTGCCGAAGATATTATGCAACAAAAGAGTGATAGCCT AGACTGTGGGTTATATGTTGCTACATTTGCGGAGTATCTGAGCGACCAAATCGAACCATCATATATTGATTTTCTTCCTAAATACCTACGCAAAAGATATGGAGCATTGTTGTGGAGTTATGGCAGCGAGAAGGCTAAGGGTGCATACCTTAGTGAGAATGATGATCCACCAAAACCTAAGAGTGTAGTCACACCACCACTAGAAGAAGATTTGGTTCATATAGTGTAG
- the LOC125861293 gene encoding uncharacterized protein LOC125861293 yields MAKAYRKEDFDKLMAKVYKIDHRVKEYLEDARYEKWSRVHSTVNRGRMMTSNIAECINSCLVEARQLSILEFLEEVRILFGSWHCKNREIASYTKDTLGRRFEEELIINASKSSKMEVVPSSEFIFSIYEDGKRYIVCLERKVCSCGRFQLDEIPCAHAIAVLKEKNVKDMHPYCSDYYKPDALAKTYEIPMVPMPDKEDWSAPEDVVAETVYPPRYRRLAGRPRKKRKKNADEKITVNTNCCGQCGQEGHNRRTCTFFPKEK; encoded by the exons ATGGCCAAGGCATACAGAAAGGAGGATTTTGATAAATTGATGGCTAAGGTTTATAAAATTGATCACAGGGTTAAGGAGTACCTTGAGGATGCAAGGTATGAGAAGTGGTCGAGAGTTCATTCAACAGTAAATAGAGGTAGAATGATGACTTCAAACATTGCAGAATGTATCAATAGTTGTCTTGTTGAAGCACGACAATTGTCTATATTAGAATTCTTGGAAGAAGTTAGAATTCTATTTGGTTCTTGGCATTGCAAAAACAGAGAAATAGCCTCTTATACAAAGGACACATTGGGGAGAAGATTTGAGGAGGAATTGATTATAAACGCATCTAAAAGTTCGAAGATGGAG GTTGTTCCATCATCTGAATTTATTTTCTCGATTTATGAAGATGGAAAAAGATACATTGTTTGTCTTGAGCGGAAAGTATGTTCTTGTGGAAGATTTCAACTAGATGAGATACCTTGCGCACATGCAATCGCTGTTTTAAAGGAAAAGAATGTTAAAGATATGCATCCATATTGCTCTGATTACTACAAGCCTGATGCATTAGCAAAAACATATGAGATTCCAATGGTTCCAATGCCAGATAAGGAAGATTGGTCAGCTCCTGAGGATGTGGTAGCTGAAACTGTGTATCCACCTAGATACAGACGATTAGCTGGACgaccaagaaaaaaaagaaaaaagaatgcgGATGAAAAGATTACAGTGAACACAAATTGTTGTGGACAATGTGGACAAGAAGGTCACAACAGAAGAACTTGTACTTTCTTTCCAAAAGAAAAGTGA
- the LOC125861294 gene encoding uncharacterized protein LOC125861294: protein MNISILLRHSGIWVSEVKYESYKSDRIVVGQSISFLNLKAAISAELDIDVSRKNIEISYIVEGQLYKDKATLVDVMAKYKIKNNFNCKVKRSDIQSYVLVCFSDECGWTMKASCRKKSIVFKVRYFNSEHTCPMRDRVLTKVQATIGFVSGVTAPKLVNHKRIHTPKDIIADIREFYGVQISYQQAWRAKERALEMIRGKSSAGYRQMPRYIYMLNTVYPNSYIRMQKTEEDEFMYLFEALRPLIRGFDYCRPIVVVDGAHLGGAYKRTFVSASTLDGQVCIFHSCEVFVDVMYQMK from the exons ATGAATATATCAATTTTACTGAGGCATTCAGGAATTTGGGTCAGTGAAGTGAAATATGAAAGTTACAAAAGTGACAGAATCGTTGTTGGACAATCAATATCGTTTTTGAATCTCAAAGCAGCAATTTCAGCCGAGTTGGATATCGATGTATCAAggaaaaacattgaaattagTTACATAGTAGAAG GTCAATTATATAAGGATAAAGCAACACTCGTCGATGTGATGGCGAAATATAAGATAAAGAACAACTTCAATTGCAAAGTAAAGAGATCTGATATACAAAG TTATGTGTTGGTATGCTTTTCGGATGAATGTGGCTGGACTATGAAGGCTTCCTGCAGAAAAAAATCTATTGTTTTCAAAGTTAGATACTTCAATAGTGAACATACGTGTCCAATGCGGGATAGGGTACTAACTAAAGTCCAAGCAACAATCGGGTTTGTAAGTGGTGTGACTGCTCCCAAATTGGTCAACCATAAAAGAATTCATACTCCGAAAGATATAATTGCTGATATTAGAGAATTCTATGGGGTTCAAATATCTTACCAGCAGGCATGGCGTGCTAAAGAACGTGCACTAGAAATGATAAGGGGTAAATCATCGGCTGGATATAGACAGATGCCGAGATACATATACATGCTAAATACTGTGTATCCAAATTCTTATATAAGGATGCAGAAGACTGAGGAAGATGAATTTATGTATCTGTTCGAAGCCTTAAGACCATTGATTAGGGGGTTCGATTACTGCAGACCAATAGTTGTTGTCGATGGTGCACATCTGGGAGGAGCTTACAAAAGAACATTTGTATCGGCAAGCACACTTGATGGGCAAGTATGTATTTTTCATAGTTGTGAGGTGTTTGTAGATGTTATGtatcaaatgaaataa